Proteins encoded in a region of the Vicia villosa cultivar HV-30 ecotype Madison, WI linkage group LG5, Vvil1.0, whole genome shotgun sequence genome:
- the LOC131605109 gene encoding uncharacterized protein LOC131605109, producing the protein MSRPVERIVEINDRKELWKIVVRIHHRWKVVSNNKEHFEMIFVDKLGDDIHAVVPAPHVSVFTEKCLLGHTYAVSNFKVVPYVPAFRASGHKYMIKFTAGTSVLDEDKHEIPPKSILFTSFSDIITGRFDKHVLIHVVGMVDSIGYAQTESGAKKQQISMMLRDHSNNMLNCTLWESYADQFIKFNKVRVAASLPTVVLLQYAKVKEEGKYPLSVTNTYNVTLLCVDADFPVMKDFIDRMLEESRVTLSEQLGGNSQYSSQSSENQQLTPVQKLFSKAVVLPIAEIIQLTDVTFCATVATTKLLVASPFGWYKIEIEVTHGGQSCNFVFWNRNRECEMLLGLSASQLRNTMIHAGITDPLDFPLALDQLLKLEMAMKVKWHPRWKNCSVVMIIKNDPIIQQIKEKWGTDEEPIPIQTVVPETLEIKESVDEAKTDGNEDCELVIDLEITSEHKPDAVTPGGKRHLPAASSEFIDLDGLHDGELSSNKLKKIIKMEKID; encoded by the exons AAAAGAGCTTTGGAAGATTGTTGTTAGGATTCACCACAGATGGAAAGTTGTCTCCAACAACAAGGAACATTTTGAAATGATCTTtgttgacaaattg GGAGATGATATTCATGCTGTTGTTCCAGCACCGCATGTGTCGGTGTTCACCGAAAAATGCTTATTAGGCCATACTTATGCTGTATCTAATTTTAAGGTGGTGCCTTATGTTCCGGCCTTCAGGGCATCGGGACACAAATATATGATAAAGTTTACTGCTGGAACGTCTGTTCTTGATGAAGACAAACATGAGATACCCCCGAAATCGATTTTATTTACAAGTTTTTCCGACATCATAACAGGGAGGTTTGACAAACATGTTCTGATTC ATGTCGTTGGAATGGTTGATAGTATTGGTTATGCACAGACTGAGTCAGGTGCAAAGAAGCAGCAAATTAGCATGATGTTGCGTGATCACAG CAACAACATGTTGAACTGTACTTTGTGGGAATCATACGCGGATCAGTTCATCAAGTTTAACAAAGTTAGGGTTGCTGCATCACTCCCTACAGTTGTGTTGCTTCAGTATGCCAAAGTGAAGGAAGAAG GAAAGTATCCTCTGTCTGTGACAAACACCTACAATGTGACCCTTTTATGTGTTGATGCTGATTTTCCGGTCATGAAAGACTTTATTGATAG AATGCTTGAGGAGAGCAGGGTAACCCTGTCTGAACAACTTGGAGGGAATTCCCAATATTCCTCCCAAAGTTCTGAAAATCAACAGCTCACTCCTGTGCAAAAATTGTTCTCAAAGGCTGTTGTTTTGCCTATTGCTGAGATTATTCAACTTACGGAT GTTACATTTTGTGCTACTGTCGCTACAACAAAATTATTAGTAGCATCTCCGTTTGGATG GTATAAGATTGAAATTGAGGTTACTCACGGGGGCCAAAGCTGCAATTTTGTCTTCTGGAACAGGAATAGAGAATGTGAAATGCTGTTGGGTTTATCTGCATCGCAACTTCGTAACACTATGATTCAT GCTGGAATTACTGATCCATTGGACTTTCCGTTAGCACTTGATCAGTTGTTGAAGTTGGAAATGGCTATGAAGGTTAAGTGGCATCCACGCTGGAAGAACTGTTCCGTCGTTATGATTATAAAAAATGATCCTATTATCCAGCAAATTAAGGAAAAATGGGGAACAGATGAG GAACCTATTCCAATCCAAACTGTCGTACCTGAGACTCTGGAG ATTAAAGAGAGTGTTGATGAGGCTAAAACAGATGGCAATGAAGACTGTGAATTGGTTATA GACCTGGAAATTACATCTGAGCACAAGCCTGATGCTGTCACACCTGGTGGTAAGAGGCATCTTCCTGCTGCATCAAGTGAATTCATTGATTTGGACGGATTACATGATGGGGAACTGTCATCTAACAAGCTGAAGAAGATAATTAAAATGGAGAAGATTGATTag